The Diceros bicornis minor isolate mBicDic1 chromosome 19, mDicBic1.mat.cur, whole genome shotgun sequence genome contains the following window.
ATTAATCAGGCAGGCAGACCCCTCTGCCCCTGTGGAAGTACTGGGTAGGCTGggcctctgggagctggagagGAGGCCCCCCACCGCAAGGAGAGAGTAAACATCCCTGGGAGATGCCTTGATAAAGTGCTCCCTGAACAGCAAGAGGCTTAAGACCAGTTCAATCTGGGGGGTCCAGAAGAGGTGGGGGAGAAGGGAGTGGAGGCCTGATGCTTGGACTTGTGGGCTgcaggacagggtgtggagaCCAGTTTGACTGGCACAGCTTGTGAGTGAAGGTGGGGCGAGCAGGAGGGGTCTCAGCAGGGGGCTTGGAGCAAGTGGGAGGGGTGAGGCAGGGCCCAGCGCAAGGAGGTGGAAGCTGCCCAACTGCTGATGGGGGCCTGGGTGGCAGCTGGTCCCTGAGGCATCCCGGCAAGGCTCCCCCAATCTCCTTGGCTCCATGCCCAGTGCTGCCTTCCGGAATCACCAAGATGCTAATACTAATAACAATAGCAGCCACCATTGTTTTGAGACTGTTTtgtgtgtcaggctctgtgccaagcactttaccCAATTAACTTGTTTAACCCTCTCAACAACCTTCCCCTTTTACAGATAGGGAAGCTGAGGCCTAGAAATCTTAGAACCTTCCCTAGTCATTCAGCTAGTGAGTGGTAGGACCAGTCCAAATTTCCCGAGCAGTTAACTGCTGTGCTAGGATGCCTTGCCTCCTAGAGATGCTAACAGATTGAAGGAAGCCCAGGGCCCCTTCCTCCTACTGAGTGAGGAGGAGGGGGTCCCAGGATTGGGTCACCTGGCTTGTCTCCTATATCCTGGTGGCTTGTCCCTGCAGGTACCAGCTTGGGACCTGGACAAGTATCCTCCATTGAGCTGACTGACAAGTACATACAGGCCCAGGACTGTgggtcctgccctcaaggagctgagctccaggctcagagatacttccagggatggggctGAGGAAACGTGCCCTCCGCTCCACCCCCAGTGGTGTTGGGGCAGCCTCACTGGGCCTGAGCagtccattcattcaacagttgTTGAGTTAGTGCACGCCCATTAGGTACTAGGCACAGAGGCAAGTAAGGAGCCTGTGCCCTCACAATACTTAAGGGCTAGTGGGCATTTTCTGCTGGTGGGCAGGGATGGGGGGTCAGCTTTTGCCCTCTAACACCCCCAACTCTTGTGCCTTTGAGTAGCCGCTGGCTGTATGCGCTGTGACCTCCGCCGACCCTCTGCACTGGCATTTGTTTGGGGCAGTCCTTGAAACAAGCTACAGGCTCAGCTTCTGCACCAGTGCGCATTCATAGAGCATCTCCTGCATACGAGGCTCTGCAATTCAGCCATTCCTCCTGGCTCTTCGTATCCACCTCTACCCTGTTGTCatggctttaaaaaacaaactaaatataatacatatttacTGTAGAAAAAGAGTTAAGAGGTGAAAGTTGAAGGGGGCAGGATCTCAGccccatccatccttccttctcttttcttttcctaagcctattttgtgtgtttttttaaaggtgGTTATGACAGCTTTCCTTttccaaagttttaaaaattgtagtttttcctttatttccgTGTTCAGACAGTGCATTGTTCACACTTTACAGAGAAGGCAACAATTCCTCATGGAACCTCTCCCCATACGGAGGTTCCTCCTGAAATGGATTCTATAATAACAGAAACCGAATCAGAGAAAACAGGTTTCAGGAGTTTTTTAATCCAAAAAGGGATCATATAAGTGCATTTCCCTATagcatttttcttgtctttgagagGATTCTGCGTCGACCTGCCTCAGTCCTTGACAGCTGCTGGTATTCCTGGGGCTGGATGAATCACGGTTTTTGTGGCCCCCTCCCGTGGATGGGCATTTTGGGTCATGAGATTTTTCACCAGTGTTCTGTGTGTCTTCATCCCTGCCTTTCCCGGCCCCTGTGGGGAGTCTCTAGAGGGGCGACATTTGAGCCCTTGTTTTAGGGTGTGGCATTGACCTGCCTTCAGGGTGGGCAAGGGCCTGGGGAACAGGGAAAAGGCGAGGGGTGCAGTTGGCAGGAGCATGCCAGGTTCCATCCCTGTGGGCAGGACTGGAGAGGGGGTACATTCTGGTTGGCTCTTGGGGACCTGGCTTCTGGAGTAGGCTCTAGAGAGGCAGGACGTGTGGATATGAACGTGGCTCTACCAGCCCACTAGGATTCAAATCCGGGCTCCACCTCTCACTGTCTGTGTGACCTCTCCCAGGTGCAGGCTCCTCGGGAAGTGAAGATCGTAGCACCCGCTGCAGGGTGATGGGTGGGTTTGGTGATTGAGTGCAGGTGAAGCAGTTACTTAGCAGGTGTTCAGTTCACAGGAAGCACCCAGCACATGTTAGCTCTTCTATCTCCAGGACGCCTGAGGGAGCCCATGAATGTGTGTGAGGGAGGGAGTGTCCGTGTCTGTCAGCAGGTGGGGAGGTTCATTCAGCAGACATTTGTGGATGCCCAGGCCTCATGCCAGACACTGTGTACAGAGATGATTGAGACCCAGTGCCCACCTCTGAGGGCTCCCTGGCCTCCGGGTGAAACAAACACATATACAGAAGTTTCTAGTGACAGACTGTGGGAAAAGGTTGGGTTTGAGGCAGTTCAGAGGGGGAAGAGGTGCAGTCTCTATCACAGGATCAGAAAGTCTTAAGTGATGGGTAAGGTCATAGGGGTGGAAGGAGTAGGTGTGaagggtgggaggcagggagggaccaGCATGGGCTAAGGCTCAGAGGCATAGGTTTGTGAAAAACCATGTCTCAGCAGAAGTTCATGTGGAGAAGTGGTGGCAGATGAGGATACTAAGGTGGAAGGGGACAGACGGAGGCAGGGGGACCGTTGAGGAGACGGCCGAATGGTCCAGGTGGGAGGTGGTAGTGGCTGTGGTGACAGGATTTCTTGGCAAATAGATATGATGAGGGCGGCGGGCGGGGCTGAAGAGGTTCTAGCTCAGGAAACCCtgtggatgggggaggggagggtatgTCTGGTTTGGGTCAGGGTGCCTTTGAGATGCCTGTGAGACTTCCAGGGCAATCTCCATCTTCGAGTGTGAACTAAATCAGGGCATCCTGGGCGgggatcctggctctgccacttcctagctgtgtgacttggggcctctctgggcttcagttacTTTGTGTGTAAAATGGGGCCATTACCGTGCTGCCAGTCCATAGGATGGAAGGAACTAATGTATGCACATAGTGAACTACCTGAACTAATGTTCACAGATAGTTGGAAACCAGAGAGtcggtgacttgcccaagggacCTGtatcttaatggcttaaaacagcaaagatATATTatcacacagtttctgtgggtcaggaattcagagaagacttagctgggtgcctctggctcAGGGTTTCTTCTGAGGTTGCTGTCAAGATGTTGGTCCAGGCTACACTCCACAGAAGGTGTGACTAGGGTTGGAGGATTTGCCTCTAAGCTTACCCATGTTGCTGTTGGGAGGAGCCTCGGTTCCTGGCCACTTGGGCCTGCCCGTAGGGCCACTTGAGCGCCtgcatgacatggcagctggctccccCCAAAGTGGTCCAATAtagagagcaaggaggaagctCCAGTGCCTCGATGACGCCGTCTCAAGTGAGGTGACACACCATCACTTTCACCAcattctgttcattagaagcaGGTTACCAGGTCTGGCCCATATTTAAGGGGAGGAGAATTAGGCTCCATCTTTTGAAAGGAGGAGTATCAAACGATTGGCAAACTACTACAGGCCTCCAGGGAGGTAGTGGTGGAACTGGGCCTTCCAGTTGAGTGTTCTGTCCTGTGTGGTAGGATTGTGTCCCCTAGAATCTGCCCCTCACTCACACACCTAGGCACACtggtagagaaactgaggccaggggtGGCCCAGGAGCACCACGCCTCAGCCGGGTCTCTTGTGGCCTCACTCTCCTGGTTACTGGGCATCCTCCCATTTATTTTGCTGCAGGTGAAGCGGAGGCTGGACCTGGAAACTGACCATCAATACCTGGCTGAGAGCAGCGGGCCAGCCCGGGGCAGAGGCCGCCACCCGGGAAAAGGTACCTGCGGAGCTCAGGTTGGGGCAGGCCCCCTGACCAGGCCCAGGTTGGGGTGTGGACAGACAAACATACTTGCAAACTAAGCTCTGGTCTGCCAGGCCTAGGCCGGGGCCTGAGCCAGGCCTCTGGGAGCCCCGAGGGGCAGCTGGAGTGGCCGCCTGGCATGGCTTCCCCAGGCCCTGGGGGTTCGGGAGTTCCCCGGCTGGAAGAGGAATGCTTTGGTTGGCAGGCAGCAGCCACAGGGCCTCCCTGCTTGGCTTCACCAAGGGGAAGGAGCCAtttgcccaccccacccctaggACGgcccagctgggggtgggggtggtgctgAGGGACCCTGCCTTGCCTGGCTCCCCCAGGTGTGAAATCCCCGGGGGAGAAGTCACGCTATGAGACGTCGCTGAATCTGACCACCAAACGCTTCCTGGAGCTGCTGAGCCGCTCAGCTGATGGCGTTGTTGACCTGAACTGGGCAGCTGAGGTGCTCAAGGTGCAGAAACGGCGCATCTACGACATCACCAACGTCCTTGAGGGCATCCAGCTCATCGCCAAGAAGTCCAAGAACCACATCCAGTGGCTGTAGGTACCAGCCAAGCAGGAGGGTGGGTGGGGCCGGGGGCTGGGCCAGCCTGGAGGAGCTGATAGTGATGCTGTGGCTGCCTGCATCCCCATCTTAGAGCTGGGGAAACAGGCTTCGAGAGGAGAGGTGGCTCCCTGAGGCGATGGATGCAGGGAAGTTCATAACCTTACGTATCCAGCTCAGTGTGGTGTACATACCTGTTCACCTGGGTAACCACCATCCGgatcaagataaagaacatttcaGCACCCTGGAAAGttccctgtgccccttcccagtcgtTTCCACCCCTCATACCACTGTTCTGACTTCTGTTGCCATTGCGGAGCTGGTCTAACACAACTTTTATTCCTGTTAATTCTTGTTTTACTGTTCCCTTCTCACCTCTTTCCCCGCTtgtccttccctctcttttttttttaaatttttgtttatttatttttcccccaaagccccagtagagagttgtacatcatagctgcacatccttctagttgctgtatgtgggacgcggccccagcatggccagagaagcggtgcgtcggtgtgcgcccgggatctgaacctgggccgccagtagcggagtgagcgcacctaaccgctaagccacggggccggcccatgtcctCCCTCTCTTGAACTCATCTGCCCTTTCGGTTTTTGGTAGATCATTCCATTCTGcatcattcttctttcttttcacttGACAACACGTCTTAGAAATGCTTCCATATCTGTACATCTAATGCATTCTTGGCTTTTTACACAACTGTGGAGTATTCTGTGGCACGTCTATGCCATCGTTACTTATCTAGCCCCCGTGAGGGACACGTGGGTGTTTATAGACATGCAGGCctgactttattttctttattttttattttttgctgaggaaaattcgctctgagctaacatctgtgccagtcttcctctgttttgtatgtgagtcactgccacagcatggctgccaatgagtgttgtaggtccacgcccaggaaccaaacctgggctgccaaagcggagatgctgaacttaaccaccaggccacggggctggcccccgcaGGCCCAACTTTAAACCCATGCCCATCTGACTTGGAGCCCAGCTTTAGCCCTCTGTTGTTTTCCCAGCTGAGGAGCCGGACCCAGATTGGGGCCAGGGCTCATCTGGGTCTCACAGAACAGAGGCAGCAGCAGACTGAGTGCCGAAGATGAGGGCTCCTGGGCAGAGAGGTCAGGAGCTGCTCACCCTCCCTTTGCCTCCCCGCAGAGGCAGCCATGCAGCAGTGGGGATTGGCGGGCGGCTTGAAGGACTGACCCAGGACCTCCGGCAACTGCAGGAGAGCGAGCGGCAGCTGGACCACCTGATCCACATCTGCACCACACAGCTGCGGCTGCTTTCCGAGGACGCCGACAGCCAGCGATATCCTTGCACTGCCTGGTGGGCGGGGTCCCACCGAGTGGGACTAGAGAGACTACCCTGGGCCCGGGATCCAGGAGAGGGCTCTGGCTTTGGATGCAAGTGCCGGCACAGTGTTTACTCACTCTGCGATGCTGGACAAGtttcttaaactctctgagcctcagctccgTCTGTAAAAGGGGAAAATAATCCAATTCTGAAATTGCACAGATTAAAACAAGAAAAGCTAGTACCAGCAATAACGAACATCATTTAGTACAGGGATTCAGTACATGGTTGCGGCTTCAAGGTTAGAGAtgcaagtttttgtctttcatttgcaaaaacagaaactttattttaaaataagccttTTAAAGTGACTACCCAGATTACGTTTATAAATTTTGGACACAACCACTAACTGACACCAAGATCATGGGTCAGAATAAATTCTCACCACCAGGCCTTGAGTCGTGTTAGGTAATTTACATGAAATTATTGTAGGCAGCCATCATTACTTGGGATTCGATGGGTACTgtacagatgtggaaattgaggctcaaggCATGAGGTAGGCTCAAGCACCAATTATGTGCCAGGCCTTGGGGTGGGAGATGGGAGAGGACAGGAGTGACTAGGCAGGTGTGGGCTCTGCCTTATGAGCTGTCTGGGTGGGTGACCCCCAGGGGTCAAAGGTCATGTGGTCCTTGACTCCACCAACCCTGGCCTATGTGACCTGCCAGGACCTTCGTAGCATCGCGGACCCTGCAGAGCAGATGGTCATGGTGATCAAGGCTCCTCCCGAGACCCAGCTCCAAGCCGTGGACTCCTCGGAGGTGAGACCTGGGACTCCAGGCTTGACCAGAATAGGCTGGGCTGGGATGGTGGtcagctgagcctcagtttaccctgCCTGCTGCCTCCACCCAGACCTTTCAGATCTCCCTTAAGAGCAAACAAGGCCCCATCGATGTTTTCCTGTGCCCTGAGGAGAGCGCGGGCGGGATCAGCCCCGGGAAGACCTCGTCCCAGGGGACAGCTTCTGGGGAGGAGGACAGGGCAGCTGACCCTGCCACCACAGTGCCACCACCATCATCTCCCTCCTCATCCCCTGCCACGGATCCTAGccagtccctgctcagcctggaGCAAGGTGGGTGAAGGGTGGGTGGGATGGGGCAGGGCCCCTCTCCCAGGTGGGTGGGCAGGCGTGACAGCCCCTTCTGCCCTCCCTGCCGGAGCGTCCCCGGCCTGTGATGCTCCCCCATCTCCCCAGAACCTCTGCTTTCCCGGATGGGCGGCCTGCGGGCCCCCGTGGACGAGGACCGCCTGTCCCCGCTGGTGGCGGCCGACTCGCTCCTGGAGCATGTGCGGGAGGACTTCTCCGGCCTCCTCCCTGAGGAGTTCATCAGCCTGTCCCCCCCCCACGAGGCCCTTGACTACCACTTTGGCCTTGAGGAGGGTGAGGGCATCAGAGACCTCTTCGACTGTGACTTTGGGGACCTCACTCCCCTGGATTTCTGATGGGGCTGAGAGGGGCCAGGGCCTCCTGAGATGCCCATCCTGTCTCTACAGCCCTGGAGCCCCCTGTCCCTGGCTGTCCTCCCAGCCCAATTGGAAATGTTTAATTTATACCCCTCTCCCCTGTCTCCAGAAGCTTCTGGCTCTGGAGTCTGGCTACTGCCAGGAGGCTGAGCAAGCCAGGAAGGGAAGGATTCTGTTTGtggtgtgtatgtgcatgcaccCAACACCCAACATGTGTGTACACGGGGTGAGtggtgtgtgagcatgtgtgtgtgcatgtaccgGGGAATGAAGGTGAACACATCTGTGCGTGCACTGAAAACACGCCCCAGTGTGTccacgtgtgtgtgcatgagtcCATGTGTGCGCGTGGTGGGGGCTCTAACTGCACTTTTGGTCTCCTTGCTCCAGGGGCCCCACGAGGCCCAGGGTGGCCACCTGCCCCCAGAATCCTGCGTGCTGACCAGGCCGGGTGGCGAGGCCTTGGCCTGCTTGTTTGCAGGACAGCGAGAGCACTTCTGTCGTCTTAAAGGTTTTTCTGATCGAAGCTTTAATGGAGCGTTATTTATTTATCAAGGCCTCTTTGGCAAGCCTGGGGCACCAGCAAAGGGTaggaggggtgtggggctgatgcCCTAACTCCCTGTACCCCTGAGCGAAGGGTGGGGGTCCCTGAGCTGATTTTTGCCCCATTCCGAAGGAGCTGAGGTCTGAGCGGTTTATTTATTGGGAaagtgagggagggagacagactgACCAACTGACAGCCGTGGGTGGATTGAGGGGCGTGGTCCCTCCCCAGGGGGTCACTGCAGGGCCTCAGCTGCCCCCAGGATGGATGTGAGATGGGAGAGGTGAGTGGGGGACCTTCGCTGACAGGGTGGGCAAGAGGGGTGGGTGAAGGGCCTCCCCCTGCCCAGACCACAGGGGCCCTCCTGTGGCGTTTGAAGTTCCCCCCTCCACCCCACTTGCTCTGCCCCATCCTCCAATCTGCACTTTGATTTGCCTTCCTAACAGCTCTGTTCTCTCCTGCTTtggttttaataaatattttgatggTGTTTGGGCCGGGTTTTGGGTCTGTGAACTGGGAGCAAATATGGGGGGTGGGTGAGGTCAaggttgcaaaaaaaaaaatgcccatttccacttcccttctccctgaccctgcttggTGTCATCTCCTTTGAGCCTCACAGCCCCAAGGAAGGTAGGCTTCATCACCGTTTTTGTCCTAACTTAAAATCTGATCCAATAAAGTCGTAAGTGAATTCCCCTCCTTTCCTCAGCCCCAAAGAGGCCACTGTGATCAGTTTTCTATGCTCCTTCCAGATGTTTCTGGGCATCTCTAAACATGCAACAGATAATTACAATGGGCTGATTCTGTGTCAGGTTCTTTCAGGTTCTGGGAACGTGTGTTCCCTCCCCTCATGAGGCTTTTGGGGTCGGCTAGAGACTcatacaaatgagaaaatcagGAGGGCTTCTTGGAAGAGGTGGTGCTTGAGCTGAGAGTTATAGGATAGTAGGGGTTaactgaggaggaaaaaaatgaaaaacatggagcagagaggaaagtatgggcaaaggccctggggcaggagggagcagggcaCAGAGGATCTTTGAGAAACCAGTGTGGCTGAAGTTCTGAGGTGAGGGCCAGAGTGGAGAGGTTACATCAGTCTTGGGCTTTATTCAGGGGACAAGGACTCGCTGGTGAGTCTGAGACCAGAATGACACATCctgttgtatattttaaaagctcCTTCTGGCTGTTGTGTGGAGGATGGATTGAAGGGGCCAGAATggcagagaggagggggaagagaaggCTCAGTTGAGTTGGAAAGTGGAGGGGAGTGTCTCGGAGGCGTTCACACCGACCTGTTTAACAAACTCTTAGGTGGGCTCGTGGAGCCAGCCCCTATGGTGAGCCCTTTACATTCACAGTCCCTGCAACAATCTTATGAGCCGTCCCCCACTACTCCCATTTTGCAGACGAGGATCCAGACGCTCAGAGGCGAGGTCACTTGGCTGGTTTTACCCATAGGGTGTCATTCTGTTGTGCTGCAGTTGGCTTTGTGACCCTATGATGGTGTGGGACCTGCCCTCGGTGGGCACGTACAGCCCCTCCCGTTCTGTTCCTGGCTTGTCCTCCCGAGCTGACCGTCATTTGCTCTGCCAGTCCCTGGTGGAAATGACCCCTCGGGTGATTCCTTACTCCGCAGTGGACacccctctggaggctctggtggCAGAACCGCGGAGGTGAACGGTATTGGGGTTCTACGTTGTGCGGCCCTTACCCATCTAAAAGCTGGAGTTCGCCCCCCTTTTCCGGATGGGGAAGCCGAGGGCCACGGTCTGGGAGCGGCGGGCTTGGGCAGTGGGCGGAGCTGCGGGGGGCGGGGCCCTCGGGGCCGCGCCGGCGCCGATGGGCAGGCGTCCCCCGGAGtccgtggcggcggcggcggcggcggcgtctGAACCCCGAGTCGCAGCCGAGCCGGAGCCGAGCGGGTGGCGGCGCCATGGCGTGCGCGGGGCTGCTCACCGTGTGCCTGATCCGGCCGCCCGCGCCCGAGCCCCCGCGGccccccgcgcccgcgcccgccgGACACGCGCTCTTCCAGGACGTGAGTGGGGAgcgggcaggggctggcccgccCCGGGGGTGTCGCTGCTCTCCAGactgtcttctctctccctgtGTCTCGCTGGTTCTGTTTCTGACTGTCTCTCCTTGGCCCCGTCTCTGCGTCCCTCTCACTGTTTTTCCCTGTCTCCGTGTCACTGTCTCTCCCTCCAGGTCTCTTTGGGGCTCTGGGTCTCTGTCTCGCCCTCATTGACCCCGCTGTCTCGGTTTTCTTGTGTCTCCCCTATCTTTGTCTCGCTGCCTTCCTGTCTCCTTATCTCTGCATGTCTCTGGTTCAGTGTCACCCCctgctgtcccccacccccatcccaccccatctGTGTGTCTGGTGAGGTGGGGACTGTCAACACTTGTCACAGGAGCACTTGTCACAGGAGCGGTCTCCGCGCCCCTCTGTGGCAGCCCCAGGTGGGCGGACCCGGGCAGGGAAGCCTGGGAGCATAAGCAGTCCCCCGACTCCTGACCCCGAGCCACCTCAGTCTCTTAGATCTGACCCAGGGGCTGTGGGGCTCCACAGTTGGTCAGAGCTGCCCACAGTCATCGTGTGTGGTCTGGACACCCCTCCCGTGGGTGGCAGGTGGCCCTGTAGCCCCCACGGGCACTAGTGTGGAGCAGCCAGGCCCAGCCTCAGTCACTGCCCTGAGCCCCTTGCCCGCCTCGCACTCCACACCCAGCCCGGTGCTGGCCCTTTCATGCTAGCACTCCCAGAGGTCCCTGCCAGTGGGAAGGGCGGTACTCCTGCCCCCTTCCCACTGCCCCCAGTGACTCAGCACCTTGACCTCCTGGCTGGAAGGGACCTGACCCTCCCACTTCCCAGATGGAAAAATCAAGGCCTGAGGGGTTAGGGAtatgtctgaggtcacacagggagGCAGGGGCCCCCTAGGGTGTGGCCCCAGGTGTCCTCATTCCCAGCTTAGAACCCCTCCCCCCAGTATCTCCATCTGCCCCAGGGTGGCCACACTGggctgctgtgtgaccctgagcaggtGGCAGACCTTTCTGAGTCAGCTTCTGGCTAGGGGTTAGATTCGTCCCTGAGCCTCAGTGACCCCGAGAAAACAGCTGGAGGGGAGTGGCATTCAGGACCTGGAGCTGATAGGGGTTCTCTGTCCAGGCTTTGGCCTGCCCCTCCTTGCCAGACCTGCTGTTCTCCCCTTTACTCCACTGCTTTGGGTGACCTGGGAGTCTCTGgtcccttgactctgctcttctCTGTCTGTCTGCTTCTGTTGTCCTTCATCTCTGCTTCTCCATAAATACAATCTGTCCACCCTTGCTTTCCACCACCCTCACTCCCCCTTGCACGCAGacacgcatgcacacatacacacgggCGTGCTCAAGGCTCTCACACTGAGTCACTGCTGGGGCCTCATAGGAAGCCCCAGCTCTGGAAGGGTTAACCTCAGGCTGCTCCCCACTTGCTGGTGGGAAGGCTGAGGCACCCATGAAGAAAGGACTAGCCACTGCCTGCATGTCAGGGTCTTCAGCATGCACACGGAAACAGGCCAGATCCAGCGGAGTCTGGGAAGGAGCATGGCTGCACAGCAGAGTTGAGGTTCAGGTCTGGGACAGGTGCCCAAGATCCTTAGGCCGCATCTTGGCCCATCTCCCTACCTTCCTCAAGCTGAGACTGTGCCAAGGGCTGATGCATCAGACAGAACTCAGAATGGACACTGGGTGTGGGAGACGGGGGTGCAGGAAGCTGGCTTGGAGCACCCCCACGAGGCCAGGCCCCACAGGAGAAGTGAACAAGCGGTGGGACCTGCTGTGTGCG
Protein-coding sequences here:
- the E2F1 gene encoding transcription factor E2F1 codes for the protein MAVAGAPAGGPCAPALEALLGAGALRLLDSSQIVIISTAQDASAPPAPAGPAAPAAGPRDPDLLLFATPQAPRPTPSAPRPALGRPPVKRRLDLETDHQYLAESSGPARGRGRHPGKGVKSPGEKSRYETSLNLTTKRFLELLSRSADGVVDLNWAAEVLKVQKRRIYDITNVLEGIQLIAKKSKNHIQWLGSHAAVGIGGRLEGLTQDLRQLQESERQLDHLIHICTTQLRLLSEDADSQRLAYVTCQDLRSIADPAEQMVMVIKAPPETQLQAVDSSETFQISLKSKQGPIDVFLCPEESAGGISPGKTSSQGTASGEEDRAADPATTVPPPSSPSSSPATDPSQSLLSLEQEPLLSRMGGLRAPVDEDRLSPLVAADSLLEHVREDFSGLLPEEFISLSPPHEALDYHFGLEEGEGIRDLFDCDFGDLTPLDF